TGGATGGGCGCGGCTTTGTGACCAATGTGCGCACGCCGGCCGCCCTTCGGTTTGCGGACAGACGCCCGGCTCCCGCGGCCGGCGTCGACCCGGGCCTGGCGGCGGCCGTGCGCGCGCTCTTCGCGAATGCGAGCAGCGAGATCCGAACCTGCCGGACAGTACGCGGGGACGCGCCGACCGGGCCGGCGCGCCGCGCGGAATTTCCGGCGCCGAACGACGGAACGAGCCGGCGGACGCTTCTGGCGCAGAGCGTGTCCGCGCTCGCTGCGCCCGTGTTGGTGGCGCAGGGTGCGGGCGTCTCCGGGCCGTGCCAAGACTGCATCAACAACTGCGACAAGAGATTTGGCGGCTGCGGCAGCGCGTCGGCCGGCGCCTGTCTCGCGACGCTTGGGATCGGCTGCGTCGTCGGCGTCGTCGCATGCGGATCCGACTGGATCGACTGCAACAACAACTGCAACCAGACCGGCGGGCCGTGCTGCAAACAGCAGTGCCCGCCCACCAACAATATCTGCTGCGCGGCCGAAGACACCTGCTGCTACGATACCTGTTGCGACCCGAGTACGCCGCTCTGCATCAACGCGGAAAACCTCACGGGCGGCACAGGCTACTGCTGTCCATCGGGTCAGATCGGATGCCCCGGCGTGGCGCCGCCCGCGGGCCAAGGCGGTATGAGCGTCCTCGTCAACACCTGCTGCCCGTCCGGTTCGACGTGCTGTAACGGGTCCTGCTGCGCCCCGGACCAGCATTGCGCCGATTCGCTGTGGGGCATCTGTTGTCCGACCGGGCAGCAGTGGTGCGCCACCGGCTTCACCGTCAGCACGACGAATGTCCTCACCGGCGTCACGAGCGTCGTGAATGCCATGGCGTGCTGCAACGGGACCTGCCTCAAGGACCCGGCGGGGAACCTGGTGTGCTGCCAGTCGGGGCAGGTCTGCGGCAGCACGTGCTGTTTGTCCGGCTGGCACTGTATGAGGACGAACAGCGGCGCCAGCGTTTGCTGCGACCACGGCCTGTGCGGCGGCGAATTGTGCTGCGGGGTCAACGACGTCTGCGCGAAGGTCGTCGATCCGAAGAACGGGATCACGAGCTACCGGTGCCAGCCGCCCGGCGTCAAGTGCGGGAACACCTACTGCGGGGTCGCAAACCCGGTGTGCTGCAACGGCGTCTGCTGCGCGTCGAATCAGACGTGCGTGAACGGGCGGTGCACGGGTCCGGCGTGCCCGCCGGGCCAGGTCCCTTGTCAGTACACGCCCAATCAGTGCTGTCCGCCGAAGTTCGTGTGCTGCGCCGGCGGCCCGACCGGCCACTCGTGCTGCAACCCGGCCACCCAGGTCTGCTGCGGCGGTCGCGGATGCCTGCCGTTGGGGACCCAATGCATCCAGTAACCGCGGGAGTGCTTCTCGCGCGGCTCGTGCTGGCGGCCGTCTTTTTGGTCGCGGGCACGGCGAAGCTCGCCGACCGCGCCGGATCGAGGCAGGCGATGCTCGACTTCGGCGTCCCGTCCGGGCTGGCGGCGCCGCTCGGCACGCTGGTGCCGGTCGCCGAGCTCATCACCGCGCTTGCGCTGCTGCCGGTGGGAACGGCGCGATGGGGCGCGCTCGGGGCGCTCGTGCTCCTGGTGCTCTTCACGGCGGCAATTGCCCTTGCGCTCGCGCGCGGCACCGCGCCCGCGTGCCGCTGTTTCGGGCAGCTCTCGGCGGCGCCGGTGGGACCCGGGACGCTCGTCCGGAACGGCATCCTGCTCGCCGCGGCGGCCTTCCTCACGGTGGGCGGCTGGAACGACCCCGGACCGAGCGTCGTCACGTTGGCCGGCTCGCTGATGACCCCCGGACGGTTGGCCGCGGCCGGGACCGCGGGTGCCCTCCTCTGCGGCGGGGCGCTCGTGGTCCTCATGCTGGAGATGCTGCGTCAGCAGGGGCGCATCTTGCTGCGATTGGAAGCCGTCGAGCAGTTGGTGGCGGCAGGGCAGATGGGACCCTTTGCGCCCGCGGCCGCCGCGCCGGCCACAGCACCTGCCGGATTGCCGGTGGGTGCCCCGGCGCCGCCGTTCAGTCTTAAGGACCTGGCCGGCGCCTCCAAAGATTTGCCCGGCCTTCTCGCCTTGGGACGCCCGATCGTGATGATGTTCGTGCATCCCCGGTGCGGTCCGTGCGAGGCGCTGATGCCGCAGATCGCGGAGTGGCAGCGCGCGGCGGACGGCGTCTTGACGATGCCGCTCATCAGCGAGGGCAGCCTCCGAGAGAATCGGGCCATGGCGGAGAAGCACGGCGCGTCGAGCGTCCTGCGGCAGCGCCGGTCCGAGGTCGGGACCGCGTATCGGGCTTTTGGAACGCCGTCGGCGGTCCTCGTCCAAGCCGACGGGACGATCGCGAGTCCGGTGATGAGCGGAGCCGAGGCGATTCGCGGCCTGGTCGACAGCGCGCTGGCCGCCCCGTCGCTCCCGTGGGAGGCGCGCCTCGCGGCCTGGGGATCGTCGAACGGCCACACCGCCCCCGCCGCGGCGGCTCCACCTCCGGCGCCGGGTCTCCGGCCGGGTGATGAGGCGCCGGCGTTTGCGCTGCCCGCTCTCGACGGTACACGGGTCCGCCTCGAGGACAGCCAGGGTGTCGAGCGGCTCCTCGTCTCCTGGAACCCGTCGTGCGGGTTCTGCCGGCAACTGCTCGAGCCGCTCAAGGCATGGGAAGCGAAGGTCCCGCTTTCGACTCTGAGGATGCTCGTCATTGCGCGAGGCGACACCGGCGAAATGGCGGCGGCCGGGTTCCGGTCGACGGTGGTGATGGATCACGACGGCAGCGTGA
This genomic window from bacterium contains:
- a CDS encoding TlpA family protein disulfide reductase; protein product: MLLARLVLAAVFLVAGTAKLADRAGSRQAMLDFGVPSGLAAPLGTLVPVAELITALALLPVGTARWGALGALVLLVLFTAAIALALARGTAPACRCFGQLSAAPVGPGTLVRNGILLAAAAFLTVGGWNDPGPSVVTLAGSLMTPGRLAAAGTAGALLCGGALVVLMLEMLRQQGRILLRLEAVEQLVAAGQMGPFAPAAAAPATAPAGLPVGAPAPPFSLKDLAGASKDLPGLLALGRPIVMMFVHPRCGPCEALMPQIAEWQRAADGVLTMPLISEGSLRENRAMAEKHGASSVLRQRRSEVGTAYRAFGTPSAVLVQADGTIASPVMSGAEAIRGLVDSALAAPSLPWEARLAAWGSSNGHTAPAAAAPPPAPGLRPGDEAPAFALPALDGTRVRLEDSQGVERLLVSWNPSCGFCRQLLEPLKAWEAKVPLSTLRMLVIARGDTGEMAAAGFRSTVVMDHDGSVSRAFGMTGTPMAVLVDARGRVASEVAVGADAILQIVQHR